One stretch of Deltaproteobacteria bacterium DNA includes these proteins:
- the nusG gene encoding transcription termination/antitermination protein NusG, whose amino-acid sequence MAKQWYVVHTYSGYEQKAKAALEERVRALGKQDCFGEVLVPAEKVVELVKGRKKTSSRKFFPGYMLVQMELNDETWHIVKGTPKVTGFVGGATQPAAVSEQEVREITNQMAEGALRAKPKVLFESGESVKVVDGPFQDFNGVVEEVKPDKGKLRVLISIFGRATPVELDFVQVEKA is encoded by the coding sequence ATGGCCAAGCAGTGGTATGTCGTCCACACGTATTCCGGCTACGAGCAAAAGGCCAAGGCGGCGCTCGAGGAACGGGTGCGCGCGCTCGGTAAGCAGGACTGCTTCGGCGAGGTCTTGGTGCCGGCCGAGAAGGTGGTGGAGCTGGTCAAAGGCCGCAAGAAGACCTCATCGCGCAAGTTCTTCCCCGGCTACATGCTCGTGCAGATGGAGTTGAACGACGAGACCTGGCACATCGTCAAGGGTACGCCTAAGGTGACCGGCTTCGTCGGCGGGGCAACCCAGCCGGCCGCTGTCAGTGAGCAGGAAGTTCGCGAGATCACCAACCAAATGGCCGAGGGCGCGTTGCGGGCGAAACCCAAGGTGCTCTTCGAATCTGGCGAGAGCGTCAAGGTGGTAGATGGGCCATTCCAGGACTTCAACGGGGTTGTGGAAGAGGTGAAGCCCGACAAGGGCAAGCTGCGGGTCTTGATCAGCATTTTTGGGCGGGCAACGCCAGTGGAACTCGACTTCGTTCAGGTTGAGAAAGCCTGA
- the secE gene encoding preprotein translocase subunit SecE — protein MVPRSVNFLQEVAVELRKVHWPTRKEATAATTVVLAITILMAVYLGLVDFVVSHLVHLILSR, from the coding sequence GTGGTCCCTCGCTCCGTCAATTTCCTCCAAGAGGTGGCGGTGGAGCTACGCAAGGTCCACTGGCCCACTCGCAAGGAGGCAACCGCTGCCACCACCGTGGTGCTGGCGATCACCATCCTCATGGCCGTCTACCTTGGTCTCGTCGACTTCGTGGTGTCCCACCTGGTGCACCTCATTCTGAGCAGGTGA